A DNA window from Daucus carota subsp. sativus chromosome 3, DH1 v3.0, whole genome shotgun sequence contains the following coding sequences:
- the LOC108210862 gene encoding nodulation receptor kinase produces the protein MEGLIYWETRVLGFYILCISLILQQTRAQEGFVSLQCCAQTNFTDPNTNISWTTDDQWYPDISSCQEISPPTKVRVFSSTFGNKWCYNLKTRKDENYLLRGIFKAGEQQRSPTGTRFDVLIDITSIAIVKSSEDAVVEGVFKANDNYMNLCLSKEMGDPYLLKLELRPLMSEYVKEKATVALKVMDRVDVGSTGAEIRYPDDPFDRIWRPEPGDENVTVSSMTNIVITNASKTSPPIQVLETALTHPEKLQFLHNKLDTGFYQYELYLYFLELNESVQPGQRLFKIYINNMEVEEIDIMALGSRYRMLVYNFEANGALNLTMIKAANGSLLGPICNAYEILQIRPWIQGTNQADKDVIFNVRGELLAHNPNNKVLVSWMGDPCLPLPWEGVFCESRDKSTAISKLDLSFQNLQGPLPQSITQLQKLRELNMSNNHFSQAIPVFPSSSVLTSVDLSNNNFIGHIPDSLASLPNLVTLLFGCNHQLSRDVPANFYRSGLDTDKGMCGGSGSLHMATGIVIGTVAGGLLLIVGVVGISFWIYKRKATAKKREFDVKGYPLTKNMIYSISSMDDIILQSISIQSFSLQDIETATQQYKTLIGEGGFGPVYRGTLSDGQEVAVKVRSATSTQGTREFDNELTLLSAIQHENLVPLLGYCNENDQQILVYPFMSNGSLQDRLYGEAAKRKTLDWPTRLSIALGAARGLTYLHTFSSRSVIHRDVKSSNILLDHTMCAKVADFGFSKYAPQEGDSAASLEVRGTAGYLDPEYYSTQNLSAKSDVFSFGVVLLEMISGREPLNIKRPRTEWSLVEWARPQIRNSRIEEIVDPNIKGWYHSEAMWRVVEVALSCTETYSAYRPSMVDIVRELEDALIIENNASEYMKSIDSFGGSNRFSIERPIAIPPTPVPTEPSPIPSQPVPPKPR, from the exons ATGGAAGGGTTGATTTATTGGGAAACAAGAGTCCTTGGATTCTACATCCTCTGCATCTCGCTAATACTTCAGCAAACTCGTGCTCAGGAAG GATTTGTGAGTCTACAGTGTTGTGCCCAAACAAACTTTACTGACCCGAACACCAATATCAGTTGGACTACAGATGACCAGTGGTACCCTGATATCTCAAGTTGCCAGGAGATCAGTCCACCAACCAAAGTTCGAGTTTTCAGCTCAACCTTTGGTAATAAGTggtgttataatttaaaaactagGAAGGATGAAAACTATCTGCTACGAGGTATATTTAAAGCTGGGGAACAGCAAAGATCACCTACAGGTACAAGATTCGATGTTTTAATTGATATCACATCCATAGCCATTGTAAAATCATCAGAAGATGCAGTTGTGGAGGGAGTTTTTAAGGctaatgataattatatgaacCTTTGCCTATCTAAAGAGATGGGAGATCCCTACCTCTTGAAGCTTGAACTGAGGCCTTTAATGTCAGAGTATGTGAAGGAGAAAGCTACAGTTGCTCTTAAAGTTATGGACCGAGTTGATGTTGGAAGTACAGGAGCGGAGATCAG GTATCCAGATGATCCATTTGATCGAATCTGGCGACCAGAACCAGGAGATGAGAATGTCACAGTGTCATCTATGACTAATATTGTAATCACAAATGCTAGCAAAACTTCACCTCCAATTCAAGTTTTAGAAACAGCTTTAACCCATCCTGAGAAGTTGCAGTTCCTACACAATAAACTTGACACTGGATTCTATCAGTATGAGCTCTACCTTTACTTCCTTGAGCTCAACGAATCTGTTCAGCCTGGTCAGCGATTATTCAAAATATACATCAACAATATGGAGGTGGAAGAGATAGATATTATGGCTCTTGGTTCCAGATACAGAATGCTTGTTTACAACTTCGAAGCAAATGGAGCTCTAAATTTGACGATGATTAAGGCTGCAAATGGCTCCCTATTAGGGCCCATTTGTAATGCTTATGAGATATTGCAGATTCGCCCATGGATTCAAGGGACAAATCAAGCAGATA AGGATGTGATTTTCAATGTAAGAGGTGAATTATTAGCACACAACCCAAATAACAAAGTGTTAGTAAGCTGGATGGGAGACCCCTGCCTTCCCCTTCCTTGGGAAGGTGTGTTCTGTGAATCGCGTGACAAGTCCACTGCCATCAGTAAGTT GGATCTTTCTTTCCAAAATCTTCAAGGACCACTTCCTCAAAGTATCACACAGCTACAAAAGCTAAGAGAACT GAACATGAGTAACAATCACTTCAGCCAAGCTATCCCCGTGTTTCCATCTTCCTCTGTTCTAACATCAGT GGATCTGAGCAACAACAACTTCATAGGACACATTCCGGATTCACTTGCTTCACTACCAAATTTAGTAACTCT ATTATTTGGCTGCAATCATCAATTAAGCAGAGATGTTCCTGCAAACTTTTATAGATCAGGACTTGACACGGA CAAAGGTATGTGTGGTGGAAGTGGGTCTTTACACATGGCCACAGGTATTGTCATAGGAACAGTCGCAGGAGGGTTACTTTTGATTGTTGGTGTAGTCGGAATTTCTTTCTGGATTTACAAGAGGAAAGCGACAGCTAAAAAGAGAGAATTCGATGTAAAAGGGTATCCACTGACAAAGA ACATGATTTATTCAATATCTAGCATGGATGATATCATTCTGCAGTCCATATCTATTCAGAGTTTTAGCCTTCAAGACATAGAAACTGCCACCCAGCAGTACAAGACTTTAATAGGTGAAGGTGGTTTTGGACCTGTTTATCGTGGTACCTTATCAGATGGTCAAGAAGTGGCTGTGAAGGTTCGTTCAGCCACTTCCACCCAGGGAACTCGTGAATTTGATAATGAG CTGACCCTTCTTTCAGCTATTCAGCACGAGAATCTGGTACCACTTCTGGGATACTGTAACGAAAATGACCAACAAATTCTTGTTTATCCTTTTATGTCGAATGGGTCTCTACAAGATCGCCTTTATG GGGAAGCTGCCAAACGCAAGACTTTAGACTGGCCAACTAGGCTTTCAATTGCTTTAGGAGCTGCTCGAG GTCTGACATATCTCCACACATTTTCAAGCCGCAGCGTGATACACAGAGATGTAAAATCAAGTAACATACTACTAGATCATACAATGTGTGCCAAGGTGGCGGACTTTGGATTCTCAAAATATGCTCCTCAAGAAGGGGATAGTGCTGCCTCACTAGAAGTTAGGGGGACGGCTGGATACTTGGATCCAGA GTACTACTCAACCCAAAATTTGTCTGCAAAGAGCGATGTCTTTAGCTTTGGAGTTGTGCTGCTTGAAATGATAAGCGGGCGGGAACCTCTCAACATTAAAAGACCCCGGACAGAGTGGAGCTTAGTAGAATGG GCAAGACCTCAAATAAGGAATTCAAGAATCGAGGAAATAGTGGATCCTAACATAAAGGGATGGTACCATTCAGAGGCAATGTGGAGGGTAGTGGAGGTAGCACTGTCATGCACAGAAACCTACTCTGCGTATCGGCCATCTATGGTGGACATTGTTCGTGAGCTTGAAGATGCTCTGATAATTGAAAATAATGCATCTGAATACATGAAGTCCATTGACAGCTTTGGTGGATCTAATCGCTTCTCTATAGAGAGGCCGATAGCTATTCCCCCTACTCCAGTTCCAACAGAACCTTCCCCAATTCCCTCTCAACCTGTTCCTCCAAAACCAAGATAA
- the LOC108212509 gene encoding transcription factor bHLH93: MEQTPHDLLEELVMAPRRFHETKFALSDDHQYFPSTGQWSHDSLLNYNDILESSISYSQLMMLTPRVEPQATSFVSCPSSEIQPYFSSYTPPFQVLDELEPTRGHEVNVHDHYNSRNDISVYDFKETYSCSSSRNVRELSAPSEIPVFSIGSFEDDNRARSKVKKLEGQPSKNLMAERRRRKRLNDRLSMLRSVVPRISKMDRTSILGDTLDYMKELLEKINKLKMQDTQANSDQKNSLGNLEEVNKIGEATAKNTSRFDVRRKEKSTEINISCAGKPGMVLSTLNTMESLGLDIQQCVVSCFNDFTLEASCSEAEEHRRFISDEDLRRALSRNAGYGGRCL, encoded by the exons ATGGAACAAACCCCACATGATTTATTAGAAGAGTTGGTGATGGCTCCCAGGAGATTCCATGAAACTAAATTTGCCCTCAGTGATGATCACCAGTACTTCCCTAGTACTGGTCAGTGGAGCCATGACTCGCTCTTGAATTATAATGACATCTTAGAATCGAGTATTTCATACTCACAACTCATGATGCTCACTCCACGGGTAGAGCCACAAGCCACCAGCTTTGTGTCATGTCCTTCGAGTGAAATTCAACCATATTTCAGTTCTTATACACCTCCATTTCAAGTACTGGATGAATTAGAACCAACACGTGGTCATGAAGTCAATGTTCATGATCACTAtaacagtagaaatgatattagtgtttatgattttaaagAGACATACAGTTGCAGCTCATCTAGGAATGTTAGGGAACTCTCAGCTCCTTCAGAAATTCCGGTATTTAGCATTGGATCATTTGAAGACGATAACAGAGCTAGGAGCAAAGTCAAGAAGCTGGAAGGACAGCCGTCGAAGAATCTAATGGCAGAAAGACGGCGAAGGAAGAGACTCAATGACCGGCTTTCAATGCTCAGATCAGTTGTTCCTAGAATTAGCAAG ATGGACAGAACATCTATACTTGGAGACACCTTGGATTATATGAAAGAGCTCCTTGAGAAGATCAACAAGTTAAAAATGCAAGACACGCAAGCCAACAGCGATCAGAAAAATTCATTGGGGAACCTGGAGGAGGTAAATAAGATTGGTGAAGCCACTGCGAAGAATACATCCAGG TTTGATGTTAGAAGGAAGGAGAAAAGTACAGAGATCAACATCTCCTGTGCAGGGAAGCCAGGAATGGTTTTATCCACACTGAATACGATGGAATCGTTAGGCCTTGACATTCAGCAATGTGTTGTTAGTTGTTTTAACGATTTTACCTTGGAAGCTTCTTGTTCCGAG GCAGAGGAGCATCGTAGATTCATCAGTGATGAAGACCTTAGACGAGCATTATCAAGAAACGCTGGTTATGGTGGGAGATGTTTGTAG